A single genomic interval of Mycolicibacterium sp. MU0053 harbors:
- a CDS encoding glutamate synthase-related protein, translating into MTTAPESRTGVRVVALSELPDNAPFAVNTAGVDLVLVRRGADVSALYGRCAHRGALLADGHVDGDVVFCDVHGWRYDVETGVSPVNPAVALATFAAWVRDGAVYVDQSAIVEFARANGQSHDDDGYQGRWARPADTAEEPFNTGIHELAAHGLSKVGKHGPAAAMGVPRTELPSWDSIQLVTAQLARLPLLDEEPVSTETVIGPGARRPLVLDIPVFVSDMSFGALSEEAKTALAAGAELAGTGICSGEGGMLPEEQQQNSRYFYELASGRFGWSVEHLNKVQAFHFKGGQGAKTGTGGHLPGTKVVGKIAEVRGLAAGTAAISPARFPDWTSLSEYKDFAAQVRDISGGIPVGYKLSAQHIERDLDAALEIGVDYIILDGRGGGTGSAPTIFRDNISVPTIPALARARRHLDRSQSRITLAITGGLRTPADMVKALGLGADAIGIANSAIQAIGCVGMRACHTNTCPVGIATQDPRLRARLPVRQAAERLDRYLRSAVDLMVVLARACGHRRLADFTLEDLTTFDRDFAYLSGVPYAGVTPL; encoded by the coding sequence ATGACCACGGCGCCAGAATCGCGAACCGGCGTGCGGGTGGTGGCCCTGTCCGAGCTGCCCGATAACGCTCCGTTCGCGGTCAACACCGCGGGTGTGGACCTTGTGCTCGTCCGGCGTGGTGCGGATGTCTCGGCGTTGTATGGCCGTTGTGCACACCGTGGTGCGCTGCTCGCGGATGGGCACGTCGACGGCGACGTGGTCTTCTGTGACGTGCATGGCTGGCGTTACGACGTCGAGACCGGCGTCTCACCGGTCAACCCCGCGGTGGCGTTGGCGACGTTTGCGGCCTGGGTCCGGGACGGGGCCGTCTATGTCGACCAATCCGCGATAGTCGAGTTCGCCCGGGCCAATGGGCAATCCCACGATGACGACGGTTACCAGGGCCGGTGGGCCAGGCCCGCCGATACCGCGGAAGAACCGTTCAACACCGGAATTCATGAGCTTGCCGCGCACGGACTGAGCAAGGTCGGAAAGCACGGTCCCGCAGCGGCGATGGGCGTGCCGCGCACCGAGCTGCCGTCCTGGGATTCGATCCAGCTGGTCACCGCGCAGCTGGCGCGGCTACCGCTGCTCGATGAGGAACCGGTCAGCACCGAGACAGTGATCGGACCGGGTGCCAGACGCCCGCTGGTGCTCGACATTCCGGTGTTCGTCAGCGATATGAGCTTCGGTGCGTTGTCCGAGGAGGCCAAGACTGCGCTGGCGGCCGGGGCCGAACTCGCCGGGACGGGGATCTGTTCCGGGGAGGGCGGCATGCTTCCCGAAGAACAGCAGCAGAATTCGAGGTACTTCTACGAACTTGCCTCCGGCCGGTTCGGGTGGAGCGTTGAGCATCTGAACAAGGTCCAGGCGTTTCATTTCAAAGGGGGCCAGGGCGCCAAAACGGGTACCGGCGGACATCTTCCCGGCACCAAGGTGGTGGGAAAGATCGCCGAAGTGCGGGGTTTGGCCGCGGGCACGGCGGCGATCTCGCCGGCCCGGTTCCCGGACTGGACCTCCCTGTCGGAGTACAAGGACTTCGCCGCGCAGGTCCGCGACATCTCGGGCGGGATCCCGGTCGGCTACAAACTCAGTGCCCAACACATCGAGCGCGACCTCGACGCCGCCCTCGAGATCGGCGTCGACTACATCATCCTCGATGGCCGCGGCGGCGGAACCGGTTCCGCGCCCACGATTTTCCGCGACAACATCTCGGTACCCACCATCCCGGCGTTGGCCCGGGCCCGCCGGCACCTGGACCGCAGTCAAAGCCGGATCACGCTGGCCATCACCGGTGGCCTCCGCACACCGGCGGACATGGTCAAAGCGCTGGGGCTGGGGGCCGACGCGATCGGCATCGCCAACAGCGCGATTCAGGCCATCGGCTGCGTCGGCATGCGGGCTTGCCACACCAACACCTGCCCGGTCGGCATCGCCACCCAAGATCCGCGCCTCCGCGCTCGCCTGCCGGTGCGACAGGCCGCAGAACGGTTGGACCGGTACCTGCGTTCGGCGGTGGACCTGATGGTGGTGCTCGCGCGGGCCTGCGGACACCGGCGCCTCGCCGATTTCACCCTCGAGGACCTGACGACGTTCGACCGCGACTTCGCCTACCTCAGCGGGGTCCCCTACGCAGGAGTGACGCCGCTGTGA
- a CDS encoding alpha/beta fold hydrolase — translation MSVVHHRAVTVDGYEIFYREAGPADAPAIVLLHGYPTSSFMFRELIPLLAGDYHVIAPDHLGFGRSDAPRVGEFDYTFEALARLTSGLLDHLGLERYALYVHDYGAPIGWRLALEHPERITAVVTQNGNGYEDGFVESFWEGIWAYGANPGPDTEPAVRVALSLDAIRWQYVHGVSDPSTVSPDTWEHDFALVSREGNDEVQLALFRDYRNNRPLYPLLHEFLRTNEVPVLAVWGRNDEIFAPAGAQAFARDATDAEVHLIDGGHFLLESHLDVVAGHVRGFLGRVLG, via the coding sequence ATGAGCGTGGTACATCACCGGGCCGTCACTGTCGACGGCTACGAGATCTTCTATCGCGAAGCCGGACCAGCGGATGCTCCCGCGATCGTCCTGCTGCACGGCTACCCGACCAGCTCGTTCATGTTCCGTGAACTCATCCCTTTGCTGGCCGGGGACTACCACGTAATCGCACCCGACCACCTCGGGTTCGGCCGCTCCGATGCTCCGCGCGTGGGAGAGTTCGACTACACCTTCGAGGCCCTCGCCCGGCTCACATCCGGGCTGCTCGATCACCTTGGCCTGGAGCGCTATGCCCTGTATGTCCACGACTACGGCGCGCCCATAGGGTGGCGGCTCGCGCTCGAACACCCCGAACGGATCACCGCCGTTGTCACACAGAACGGCAACGGCTACGAGGACGGTTTCGTCGAATCGTTCTGGGAAGGAATCTGGGCATACGGCGCGAATCCCGGCCCCGACACCGAACCCGCCGTCCGGGTCGCGCTGAGCCTTGACGCCATCCGCTGGCAGTACGTGCACGGCGTATCCGACCCGAGCACAGTCAGCCCGGACACCTGGGAGCACGACTTCGCTCTCGTCTCCCGAGAGGGCAATGACGAAGTGCAATTGGCCTTGTTCCGCGACTACCGCAACAACCGCCCGCTCTACCCGCTGCTGCATGAATTCCTGCGCACCAATGAGGTTCCGGTACTCGCGGTGTGGGGCCGCAACGACGAAATCTTCGCGCCAGCGGGTGCGCAAGCCTTCGCCCGCGACGCCACAGACGCGGAGGTGCACCTGATCGATGGCGGGCACTTCCTACTGGAGAGTCACCTCGACGTCGTTGCGGGCCATGTGCGCGGTTTCCTCGGCCGAGTGCTCGGCTGA
- a CDS encoding sigma-70 family RNA polymerase sigma factor codes for MIASEDCDETDDELAARFERDVIPLLDNLFAGAMRMTLHRADAEDLVQETMVKAYAGFRSFQHGTNLIGWLFRIQADAHISSCCKRMRRPTETISGTVHDWQLAANAEHSARALRSAEVEVLESLPDTDIRNALDALPEELRMAVYYADVEGLAYKEIRDIMGTPLGTVVSRIQRGRSQLRMLLADLAATAGTSPVSHSRRPTSVGT; via the coding sequence ATGATCGCGTCTGAGGATTGCGACGAGACCGACGACGAGTTGGCCGCTCGTTTCGAGCGTGACGTGATCCCTCTTCTGGACAACCTCTTTGCCGGGGCCATGCGAATGACCCTGCATCGCGCCGATGCCGAAGACCTGGTGCAAGAGACCATGGTCAAGGCATATGCCGGATTTCGGAGCTTCCAGCACGGAACAAATCTCATCGGGTGGCTCTTTCGCATCCAGGCCGACGCGCACATCAGCAGCTGCTGCAAGCGGATGCGCAGGCCCACGGAGACCATCAGCGGCACGGTCCATGACTGGCAGCTCGCCGCCAACGCCGAACATTCAGCGAGAGCACTGCGCTCCGCGGAAGTAGAGGTCCTGGAGTCGCTGCCTGACACCGACATCAGAAACGCCCTGGACGCATTGCCTGAGGAGCTTCGGATGGCGGTGTACTACGCCGACGTCGAAGGGCTTGCCTACAAGGAGATTCGCGACATCATGGGCACGCCGCTGGGCACCGTCGTGTCACGAATCCAGCGCGGCCGATCCCAGCTGCGCATGTTGTTGGCCGACCTCGCCGCGACCGCGGGCACCTCCCCCGTAAGTCACTCGCGGCGACCAACATCTGTTGGTACCTAA
- a CDS encoding pirin-like C-terminal cupin domain-containing protein translates to MRSVTTAPAEFNSLAYVLAGTGTVGTAAQPIRKGQLAVYGAGDAITLAAQQSQLAAEPNLEVLLLGGRPIREPVVQSGPFVMNTREEVVRAYDDYQAGRFGAIPAEHDV, encoded by the coding sequence GTGCGATCGGTCACCACCGCACCGGCCGAATTCAACTCGCTGGCTTACGTGCTCGCCGGGACTGGCACTGTTGGTACGGCCGCGCAACCCATCCGAAAAGGTCAACTCGCCGTATACGGCGCCGGGGACGCAATAACGCTTGCCGCCCAGCAGAGCCAACTCGCCGCGGAGCCGAACCTGGAGGTCCTGCTACTCGGTGGCCGCCCGATCCGAGAACCAGTCGTTCAGTCCGGGCCCTTTGTGATGAACACCCGTGAGGAGGTCGTCCGAGCCTACGACGACTACCAGGCCGGACGATTCGGCGCCATCCCGGCCGAACACGATGTCTAG
- a CDS encoding alpha/beta fold hydrolase yields MIGGEHDIAYETDNFRHTAEGFADSKLIIYPRTTHLGAVKHPRFAPDIVDFLSAA; encoded by the coding sequence GTGATCGGCGGCGAGCACGACATCGCTTACGAAACCGACAACTTCCGCCACACCGCCGAGGGCTTCGCCGATTCGAAGTTAATCATCTACCCCCGCACGACCCACCTCGGCGCCGTCAAGCACCCGCGGTTCGCTCCCGACATCGTCGACTTCCTATCCGCCGCCTGA
- a CDS encoding oxygenase MpaB family protein — MTQDASETCPVAEAEASTVPAGCPVTTGGYDAPPVPLGPDSLTWKYFGQWTGLFQGTWAGSMQNMHPQLGAAVQEHSIFFMERIPRLLRSIYPIGGVVFDGDRAPQTGAEVRDYHIGIKGVDERGRQYSALNPDVFYWAHATFFKSTLLAAEKFGGGISEADKRQLFDEHVTWYRMYGMSMRPVPKSWEEFQEYWDHMCSNVLENNWAAREVMDLSTMPKHPSLQWIPDPLWALNLKVMQRFLTFMTVALYDPSVRELMGYTWSPRQQWAHDRLCDVITLVAKYGPKRRLMHPRKRSALDRSQGRLPADSPLVQTPARNLPPEEYRGQPQFYCPKV, encoded by the coding sequence GTGACTCAAGATGCGTCCGAGACCTGCCCGGTTGCCGAGGCTGAGGCCTCGACGGTGCCGGCGGGCTGTCCGGTAACCACCGGCGGCTACGATGCGCCGCCGGTGCCGCTGGGCCCCGATTCGTTGACCTGGAAGTACTTCGGCCAGTGGACCGGCCTGTTCCAGGGCACCTGGGCGGGTTCGATGCAGAACATGCACCCGCAGTTGGGCGCGGCGGTGCAGGAGCACTCCATCTTCTTCATGGAGCGCATACCCCGACTGCTGCGGTCCATCTATCCGATCGGCGGTGTGGTCTTCGACGGCGACCGCGCACCGCAGACCGGTGCCGAGGTCCGGGACTACCACATCGGTATCAAGGGCGTCGACGAGCGCGGGCGCCAATACAGTGCGCTGAACCCGGATGTCTTCTACTGGGCCCACGCCACGTTCTTCAAGTCGACCCTGTTGGCGGCCGAGAAGTTCGGCGGCGGGATCAGTGAGGCCGACAAGCGGCAGCTGTTCGACGAGCACGTCACCTGGTACCGGATGTACGGGATGAGCATGCGGCCGGTGCCGAAGTCCTGGGAGGAATTCCAGGAGTACTGGGACCACATGTGCAGCAATGTGCTGGAGAACAACTGGGCCGCCCGCGAAGTGATGGATCTGTCCACCATGCCCAAGCATCCGTCGCTGCAGTGGATTCCGGATCCGTTGTGGGCGCTGAACCTGAAGGTCATGCAGCGCTTCCTGACGTTCATGACCGTCGCACTCTACGACCCGTCGGTGCGGGAGCTGATGGGTTACACGTGGTCGCCCCGACAGCAGTGGGCGCACGACCGGCTGTGTGATGTGATCACGCTGGTCGCGAAGTACGGACCCAAGCGGCGGCTGATGCACCCGCGCAAACGCTCCGCGCTGGATCGGAGCCAGGGCCGGCTGCCGGCCGATTCGCCGCTGGTGCAAACGCCGGCGCGGAACCTGCCGCCCGAGGAATACCGCGGCCAGCCCCAGTTCTACTGCCCGAAGGTCTGA
- the poxB gene encoding ubiquinone-dependent pyruvate dehydrogenase — MATVAEQMVATLKASGVRRVYGIPGDSLNGFTDALRKDGSIQWVLVRHEEAAAFAAAADAATTGELAVAAGSCGPGNLHLINGLYDANRSRVPVLAIAAHIPTAEIGTGYFQETHPQDLFREASVYTEYVAHPSQMPHVLEIAMRTAVEKQGVAVVVIPGDVALSEAVTDRATAIRASTSVVMPTADELARAATLLNNDQRVTILAGAGCAGAHDEVLAVAEALGAPVVHALRGKEFIEYDNPYDVGMTGLLGFASGYRAMENADTVLMLGTDFPYRQFYPEHATTIQVDIRGEQLGRRHPLELGLVGTVKDTATALLPLLERKTDRSHLEDSRDHYRRTRAKLDELATPSKRGAPIHPQYLARLVDQHAAADAVFIPDVGSPVVWAARYLTMNGRRRLIGSFTHGSMANALPHAVGVQAAHPERQVVALAGDGGLGMLLGELITLTQNKLPVKLVVFNNSSLNFVELEMKAAGFVTYGTELINPNFAEVARAMDIHSRRVEHSEDLPDAVRDILSHDGPALLDVITERHELSMPPAITAEQVKGFTLYAIRTVMSGRGDELIDLAKANLRQLF, encoded by the coding sequence ATGGCCACGGTGGCGGAACAGATGGTGGCGACGCTGAAGGCGAGTGGCGTGCGTCGCGTCTACGGCATCCCGGGCGACTCCCTCAACGGGTTCACCGATGCGCTCCGCAAGGACGGCAGCATCCAGTGGGTGCTGGTGCGCCACGAGGAGGCGGCGGCCTTCGCCGCTGCAGCGGACGCTGCGACGACGGGTGAACTCGCGGTGGCCGCCGGCAGTTGCGGCCCGGGCAACCTGCACCTCATCAATGGCCTGTACGACGCGAACCGGTCGCGGGTACCGGTCCTGGCGATCGCAGCGCACATCCCGACCGCGGAAATCGGGACCGGCTACTTCCAGGAGACCCACCCGCAAGACCTCTTCCGCGAAGCCTCCGTATACACCGAGTACGTCGCCCACCCCAGCCAGATGCCCCACGTGCTGGAGATCGCGATGCGCACCGCGGTCGAGAAGCAGGGCGTCGCGGTCGTGGTGATCCCGGGCGACGTGGCGCTCTCCGAAGCCGTCACCGACCGGGCCACCGCTATCCGCGCGAGCACCTCGGTCGTGATGCCCACGGCAGACGAACTCGCGCGCGCCGCAACACTACTCAACAACGACCAACGGGTGACCATCCTGGCCGGTGCGGGCTGCGCCGGCGCGCACGACGAGGTGCTGGCCGTCGCGGAGGCGCTGGGCGCCCCCGTCGTGCACGCACTGCGCGGCAAGGAGTTCATCGAGTACGACAACCCCTACGACGTCGGCATGACCGGATTGCTCGGGTTCGCCTCCGGCTACCGGGCGATGGAAAACGCCGACACGGTCCTGATGCTGGGCACCGACTTTCCCTACCGGCAGTTCTATCCCGAGCACGCCACCACCATCCAGGTCGACATCCGCGGCGAACAGCTCGGCCGGCGGCATCCATTGGAGCTCGGGCTGGTCGGGACGGTCAAAGACACGGCCACGGCCCTACTTCCACTGCTGGAGCGCAAGACCGACCGCAGTCACCTCGAGGACTCCCGCGACCACTACCGTCGAACGCGCGCCAAACTCGACGAACTGGCAACCCCGTCGAAGCGGGGCGCACCCATCCACCCGCAATACCTCGCGCGGCTCGTCGACCAACACGCCGCGGCGGACGCGGTCTTCATCCCCGATGTCGGTTCACCGGTCGTCTGGGCCGCGCGCTACCTGACGATGAACGGCCGCCGGCGGCTGATCGGATCCTTCACCCACGGGTCGATGGCCAACGCGCTGCCCCATGCCGTCGGCGTGCAGGCCGCCCACCCGGAACGCCAGGTGGTGGCCCTGGCCGGCGACGGCGGACTGGGGATGTTGCTCGGCGAGCTGATCACCCTCACCCAAAACAAGCTCCCGGTGAAGCTCGTGGTGTTCAACAACTCGTCGCTGAACTTCGTCGAGCTCGAGATGAAAGCTGCCGGTTTCGTCACCTACGGCACCGAGCTGATCAACCCCAATTTCGCCGAGGTCGCCCGCGCCATGGACATCCACAGCCGGCGGGTGGAGCACTCCGAGGATCTCCCCGACGCGGTCCGCGACATCCTGAGCCACGACGGACCGGCGCTCCTCGACGTGATCACCGAACGTCACGAACTGTCGATGCCGCCCGCGATCACCGCCGAGCAGGTGAAGGGCTTCACGCTTTACGCGATCCGGACCGTCATGTCCGGCCGCGGCGACGAGCTGATCGATCTGGCGAAAGCCAATCTGCGACAGCTCTTTTGA